From Beggiatoa alba B18LD, one genomic window encodes:
- a CDS encoding SIR2 family protein: MDIDIEEFGDYLGVVCPYCGYKDTDIYEKESHEVYQCPSCKKEYVFKVSIVFFFKGEAKNHDNNK; encoded by the coding sequence ATGGATATCGATATTGAAGAATTTGGTGATTATCTCGGGGTAGTTTGTCCTTATTGTGGTTATAAAGACACTGACATATACGAAAAAGAAAGCCATGAGGTGTATCAATGCCCTAGTTGCAAAAAAGAATACGTGTTTAAAGTATCTATAGTTTTTTTCTTCAAAGGAGAGGCAAAAAATCACGATAATAATAAGTAA